The proteins below come from a single Zhouia spongiae genomic window:
- a CDS encoding alpha/beta fold hydrolase translates to MKLLHAKIIGEGKPLIILHGFLGMGDNWKTLGSEFSQHGFQVHLIDQRNHGRSFHSDLFSYDDMSGDLLNYLNHHNIEKASILGHSMGGKTAMLFASQHPEKVEKLIVADIAPRYYAPHHQDILEGLNALDFSHIHSRTEADKELAKHIQVKSIRQFLLKNLYWQEKETLGFRFNLKTLTEKVNQVGVALPKEASYSGKTLFLRGGNSDYIQPIDDPVIKDHFPLATTTTITNAGHWLHAENPKMFFKTVLDFLND, encoded by the coding sequence ATGAAATTACTACACGCTAAGATTATAGGAGAAGGAAAACCACTCATTATCCTTCATGGTTTTTTGGGTATGGGAGACAACTGGAAAACTCTTGGCTCCGAATTCTCACAGCACGGCTTTCAGGTACATCTTATCGACCAAAGGAATCACGGGCGAAGCTTCCATTCTGACCTATTCAGTTATGACGACATGTCTGGCGACCTGCTGAACTACCTGAATCACCACAATATTGAAAAAGCCAGTATTCTAGGACATTCGATGGGAGGTAAAACCGCCATGCTCTTTGCCTCTCAACACCCTGAAAAGGTCGAAAAACTGATCGTTGCCGACATTGCTCCAAGATATTACGCTCCACATCACCAGGATATCCTGGAAGGATTAAACGCTTTAGACTTTAGCCATATTCATTCCAGAACAGAAGCCGACAAAGAACTAGCGAAGCATATTCAGGTAAAATCAATTAGGCAGTTTTTATTAAAAAACTTATATTGGCAAGAAAAAGAAACGTTAGGCTTTAGGTTCAACCTTAAAACATTAACAGAAAAAGTAAATCAGGTTGGTGTTGCGCTCCCAAAAGAAGCCTCCTATTCAGGGAAGACCCTTTTTTTAAGAGGCGGCAATTCTGACTATATACAACCAATTGATGACCCGGTCATCAAAGATCATTTTCCATTAGCCACCACCACCACCATCACCAATGCCGGGCATTGGTTACATGCAGAAAACCCTAAAATGTTCTTTAAAACAGTTTTAGATTTTCTGAATGACTAG
- a CDS encoding DUF6089 family protein has protein sequence MKKSILIIFVSFLSTMASGQTYEIGPFIGGSNLIGDVGADNYIRPNKLALGLVGKWNVSTRYSFRGSLTYSRLHADDGKSDMVSRRQRGYEVDAKLLEGSLGLEFNFWEFDLHSFSKPFVPYIYSGVSVFGHDLLYFQNGEAQDYGNHITFAVPMVLGVKAKVTQHFVLAAEVGARYAFTDAIDGSNPTGSLEDNIGLKFGNINSDDWYVFSGLILTYTFGRRPCYYCPPD, from the coding sequence ATGAAAAAGAGCATTTTAATAATATTCGTTAGTTTTTTAAGTACGATGGCCTCAGGCCAGACCTACGAAATCGGGCCTTTTATAGGTGGTAGTAACCTGATTGGCGATGTCGGAGCCGATAATTACATTCGCCCGAATAAGCTAGCTCTTGGTTTGGTTGGGAAGTGGAATGTCAGTACCCGGTACTCGTTCAGGGGGAGTCTGACCTATTCAAGGCTTCATGCAGATGATGGTAAATCAGATATGGTGTCGAGACGGCAAAGAGGATATGAAGTAGATGCCAAGCTGTTGGAAGGTTCTTTGGGATTGGAGTTTAACTTCTGGGAGTTTGATCTACATAGTTTTAGTAAACCTTTTGTGCCTTATATATATAGTGGGGTTTCTGTATTTGGTCATGATTTGTTGTATTTTCAGAATGGAGAAGCACAAGATTACGGAAATCACATTACATTTGCAGTCCCGATGGTTTTGGGGGTAAAAGCCAAAGTGACACAGCATTTTGTATTAGCTGCGGAAGTAGGAGCCAGATATGCATTTACAGATGCTATAGATGGAAGTAACCCCACGGGAAGTTTAGAAGATAATATAGGTTTAAAGTTTGGAAATATAAATAGTGACGACTGGTATGTGTTCTCAGGGCTGATCCTGACATATACATTTGGCAGGAGGCCGTGTTACTATTGTCCTCCGGATTGA
- a CDS encoding OmpP1/FadL family transporter: MKRSILFTLLLCAGYSVFAGGYRVALQGNKQLAMGHTGVAVLNSTETVFFNPSGMAFLENKFSASLGANFIFSNISFQNSEFGWSSQADNPVSTPFNAYVAYKVNDWLSVGLGAYTPYGSSVEYPKNWEGSHLIQEIELQSIFIQPTVAIKINDKMSIGGGPIFATGSVNFTRNLDRSLTDLRGERANVSIEKTGINAWGYTLGITFRPSEKWTIGMNYRSEIEMEAENGTADFENVPEGLQGQFADGTFDATLPLPAELTVGTSYQVNDKWLFAFDLNRTYWSTYESLNLSFSNGIESVNPRNYKNSTTYRFGAQYKANEQFTLRGGYYFDESPVQEGYFAPETPRNDSDNFTAGLTFNVNSHFAIDASFLYIHFEEVDASYDYHPESNGQTSSFGGTYKNNAFIPGLSVSYKF; encoded by the coding sequence ATGAAGAGAAGTATTCTTTTTACCCTACTGCTTTGCGCCGGTTATTCGGTGTTTGCGGGAGGCTACAGAGTTGCATTGCAAGGAAACAAGCAATTGGCTATGGGACACACAGGTGTTGCCGTTCTAAACAGTACAGAAACCGTATTCTTCAATCCTTCCGGGATGGCCTTTTTAGAGAATAAATTCAGTGCCAGCTTGGGGGCTAACTTTATTTTTTCAAACATTAGTTTTCAGAACTCCGAGTTTGGCTGGAGCTCACAGGCAGACAATCCCGTAAGCACTCCTTTTAATGCATATGTTGCTTATAAGGTTAACGACTGGTTAAGCGTGGGATTGGGCGCATACACCCCATACGGGAGTAGTGTTGAATACCCGAAAAACTGGGAGGGATCTCACTTGATACAAGAAATAGAGCTACAATCTATATTCATCCAACCTACGGTGGCAATCAAAATCAACGATAAAATGAGTATTGGCGGAGGGCCCATTTTCGCTACCGGAAGCGTTAACTTCACCAGAAACCTGGACAGGTCACTGACAGACCTGAGAGGTGAACGCGCAAACGTATCAATTGAAAAAACAGGAATCAATGCCTGGGGTTATACGCTTGGAATAACATTCAGACCTTCTGAAAAATGGACTATAGGCATGAACTATCGTTCAGAAATTGAGATGGAGGCCGAAAACGGGACTGCTGATTTTGAAAATGTTCCTGAAGGCCTGCAAGGCCAGTTTGCAGACGGAACCTTTGATGCCACGTTACCCCTTCCTGCGGAACTCACTGTCGGTACTTCATACCAGGTTAACGACAAATGGCTTTTCGCTTTCGACCTTAACAGGACCTACTGGAGTACATACGAGAGCTTAAACCTGTCGTTCAGCAACGGGATCGAATCTGTTAATCCCAGAAATTACAAAAACTCAACTACCTACCGTTTCGGGGCTCAATACAAGGCCAACGAACAATTTACATTAAGAGGCGGGTATTACTTTGACGAATCTCCGGTACAGGAAGGGTATTTTGCCCCTGAGACCCCCAGAAATGATTCCGATAACTTTACAGCCGGTTTAACTTTTAACGTTAACAGTCATTTTGCCATCGATGCTTCCTTTTTATACATCCATTTTGAAGAAGTTGATGCCAGTTACGATTACCACCCTGAAAGCAATGGACAGACTTCATCTTTCGGGGGGACATACAAGAACAATGCCTTTATCCCCGGCTTGAGCGTTTCTTATAAATTCTAA
- a CDS encoding G-D-S-L family lipolytic protein encodes MKKTLYILISATAFFACEPEFKNPVDENNAYTSGDADFSNYVSVGNSLTAGYADGTLYLQGQQNSYPNIMAGQFSLAGGGSFNQPLVNDNTGGLVLSGQQVASTRMVLDYTDPANPAPVNLEDTPTTEVTNILEGPFNNMGVPGAKSYHLVANGYGNIANFPAAANPYFVRMASTPDASVLEDAVSQSPSFFTLWIGNNDILGYATSGGTGVNQTGNLNPATYGGNDITDPNVFANVYNSLLQGLTGNSAKGAVANLPNVTAIPFFTTVPYNAIPMDAATAAQVNQAYAQYNGGLQLAYAGGLISAEELAQRTIQFGEGQNPIVILDETLTDLSALNPAFQNLRQATGADLILLTTRSVLGTLADPNNPSSVIGVGVPLNDSQVLIEAEVEEITNIQQMYNNTIRALADQYDLAFVDMESMLNKLSEEGIVFNGGTVTNTYASGGGFSLDGVHPTSRGYAIIANSFIESINTKYNATIPVVEPGNYPTVFIK; translated from the coding sequence ATGAAAAAAACATTATATATTCTCATCAGTGCCACGGCATTCTTTGCATGTGAGCCTGAATTCAAGAATCCTGTAGACGAGAACAATGCATATACCAGCGGAGATGCCGATTTCTCTAACTATGTTTCGGTAGGAAACTCTTTAACGGCAGGGTACGCAGACGGAACTCTTTACTTACAAGGACAGCAGAATTCATACCCGAACATTATGGCAGGACAATTCTCCCTCGCCGGTGGCGGCTCTTTCAATCAGCCACTGGTTAATGATAATACAGGCGGCCTTGTCTTATCAGGGCAGCAAGTTGCCAGTACCAGAATGGTATTGGATTATACCGATCCTGCCAACCCTGCACCTGTTAACCTGGAGGATACCCCGACCACAGAGGTTACCAACATATTAGAAGGCCCGTTCAACAACATGGGGGTACCGGGAGCTAAAAGCTACCATTTAGTTGCAAACGGATACGGCAATATTGCTAATTTTCCGGCTGCAGCCAATCCTTATTTTGTTCGCATGGCCTCGACTCCTGATGCCTCAGTACTCGAAGATGCCGTAAGCCAGTCTCCATCATTCTTCACTTTATGGATCGGAAACAACGACATCCTGGGTTATGCCACTTCGGGGGGAACAGGCGTTAACCAGACAGGGAACTTAAACCCGGCTACTTATGGAGGGAATGATATCACAGACCCGAATGTTTTTGCGAATGTATACAACAGCCTGCTACAAGGTCTTACCGGCAATAGTGCCAAAGGCGCCGTTGCCAACTTACCGAATGTAACTGCCATTCCGTTTTTTACTACAGTTCCATACAACGCTATTCCGATGGATGCCGCAACTGCTGCGCAGGTCAACCAGGCTTATGCCCAGTATAACGGCGGGTTACAACTAGCATATGCCGGAGGGTTGATTTCAGCTGAAGAACTGGCTCAAAGAACTATCCAGTTCGGAGAAGGACAAAACCCTATCGTTATTCTTGATGAAACACTAACAGACCTGTCTGCACTAAATCCGGCATTCCAAAATCTCAGACAAGCTACCGGAGCAGACCTGATCCTTTTAACAACCCGTTCTGTACTCGGAACACTCGCCGATCCCAATAACCCTTCTTCAGTGATCGGAGTGGGAGTCCCGCTTAATGATTCGCAAGTATTAATCGAAGCTGAAGTTGAAGAAATCACCAACATACAGCAAATGTACAATAACACCATTCGAGCACTGGCAGACCAATACGACCTCGCTTTTGTCGATATGGAATCCATGCTTAACAAGCTTTCAGAAGAAGGCATCGTATTTAATGGCGGAACTGTTACCAACACCTATGCAAGTGGCGGTGGCTTTTCACTGGACGGGGTACATCCTACCTCACGGGGCTATGCCATTATCGCAAATTCTTTTATCGAATCAATCAATACTAAATACAATGCTACAATACCTGTTGTAGAACCGGGTAACTATCCTACAGTTTTTATTAAATAG
- a CDS encoding pyridoxine 5'-phosphate synthase — translation MTKLSVNVNKIATLRNSRGGDVPNLIKTVKDIESFGAEGITIHPRPDERHIRYQDARDLKEVVKTEYNIEGNPIKSFIDLVLEIRPTQVTLVPDAEDAITSNAGWDTVKHKDFLKEVISEFKRNHIRTSIFVNPVVEMVVGAVETGTDRIELYTEAYAHAFAEGNKTGIQPYIDAAVAAGKAGLGINAGHDLSLDNVKFFKEKIPGLLEVSIGHALISESLYLGLENVIQLYLGKLNS, via the coding sequence ATGACCAAGCTTAGTGTAAATGTCAACAAGATTGCCACTCTCAGGAACTCAAGAGGGGGTGATGTTCCAAATTTAATCAAAACCGTCAAGGATATTGAAAGTTTCGGAGCCGAAGGTATCACCATACACCCAAGACCTGATGAGCGCCATATCAGATATCAGGATGCCCGCGATCTCAAAGAAGTTGTTAAAACCGAATACAATATCGAAGGGAACCCTATCAAAAGCTTCATAGATCTCGTTCTTGAAATACGGCCTACGCAGGTAACCTTAGTTCCCGATGCCGAAGATGCGATCACTTCAAATGCGGGCTGGGATACTGTAAAACACAAGGATTTCCTGAAGGAAGTGATATCAGAATTCAAAAGAAACCATATCCGCACTTCCATTTTTGTGAATCCTGTCGTTGAAATGGTTGTGGGGGCTGTTGAAACCGGCACCGACAGAATAGAGCTGTATACAGAAGCATACGCCCATGCATTTGCCGAAGGAAACAAAACCGGCATCCAACCATATATCGATGCCGCTGTAGCAGCCGGTAAAGCCGGACTGGGTATTAATGCGGGACACGACCTAAGTCTTGACAACGTGAAATTCTTTAAAGAAAAAATCCCCGGCCTGCTCGAAGTATCCATTGGCCATGCCTTGATATCAGAATCTTTATATTTAGGTCTTGAAAATGTGATCCAACTGTACTTAGGCAAATTAAACTCATGA
- a CDS encoding NAD kinase — translation MKVGIYGQYYQDELEIYLYELLAELADNDAEVYFEADYLSDIKRKISFEGSYKTFKEFEDLDNSFSLFFSIGGDGTMLRSILYVRDLGIPIIGINVGRLGFLATVQKDQIKQAVRSLVEGHYEVEERSLLQIETLPYNKEVGEVNFALNEMAVSRKNTTSMITVSTWLNDEYLTSYWADGLIVSTPTGSTGYSLSCGGPVITPDTNAFVLTPIAPHNLNARPLVIPDNTVIKLTVFGRSADYLLSLDSRIATLSNETEIYIKKAPFTIKMVELKEESFLKTLRKKLLWGEDKRN, via the coding sequence ATGAAAGTCGGAATCTATGGTCAGTATTATCAGGATGAATTAGAAATATACCTGTACGAATTATTGGCAGAATTAGCTGATAATGATGCAGAGGTATATTTTGAGGCAGATTATCTGTCGGATATTAAAAGGAAGATATCTTTTGAAGGCTCGTATAAAACGTTCAAAGAATTTGAAGACCTGGATAATTCCTTTAGTCTGTTCTTTAGTATCGGGGGAGACGGTACCATGCTGAGAAGTATTTTGTATGTAAGAGACCTGGGCATCCCGATTATAGGAATAAATGTCGGCAGGCTTGGTTTTTTGGCAACAGTTCAGAAAGATCAGATAAAACAGGCCGTCAGGTCATTGGTTGAGGGACATTATGAAGTAGAAGAAAGAAGTTTGCTGCAAATAGAAACCCTTCCTTATAATAAAGAGGTGGGCGAAGTTAATTTTGCACTGAATGAAATGGCGGTTAGCAGGAAGAATACCACCTCAATGATTACGGTATCCACCTGGCTGAATGATGAATATCTAACCTCCTATTGGGCAGATGGACTTATCGTTTCCACCCCGACAGGATCTACAGGATATTCCCTTAGCTGTGGGGGGCCTGTTATAACTCCTGATACAAATGCATTTGTTTTAACTCCCATAGCACCGCATAACCTTAACGCCCGTCCGTTGGTGATTCCCGATAATACCGTAATTAAGTTAACGGTGTTCGGGAGGTCTGCAGATTATTTACTGTCGCTAGATAGCAGGATAGCAACTCTGAGTAATGAGACCGAGATCTATATAAAGAAAGCACCATTTACGATTAAAATGGTGGAACTGAAAGAAGAAAGCTTTCTGAAAACCCTTCGAAAAAAGCTCTTATGGGGGGAGGATAAACGTAATTAA
- a CDS encoding CBS domain-containing protein gives MMNILSYINNDIVPISPNLTVNMVCETFDGHTFTHMPVVEDGYLLGNISEDDIKGCDEEKLVKDYQYALDAFFVRKDTNWIDVLEAFAQNNANIMPVIDDDNVYVGYYELIDIVGLFKETPFLNEPGGILIIEKGSQDYSFSEISQIVESDNGKLLGAFISEIRDEVTQITLKVGNIGLNTVMQTFRRYNYNVVSGNDDDIYLEDLKERSNYLKKFLNI, from the coding sequence ATGATGAATATTCTTTCTTATATAAACAACGATATCGTGCCGATTTCACCGAACCTGACCGTTAACATGGTTTGTGAAACTTTCGACGGACACACCTTCACCCATATGCCGGTGGTAGAAGATGGGTATTTACTGGGGAATATTTCGGAAGATGATATCAAGGGGTGCGATGAAGAAAAGCTGGTTAAGGACTATCAGTATGCACTTGACGCTTTTTTTGTACGTAAGGACACGAACTGGATCGATGTGCTCGAAGCTTTTGCGCAAAACAACGCGAACATCATGCCGGTTATAGACGACGATAACGTTTATGTCGGGTATTATGAATTGATCGACATAGTGGGGTTGTTTAAAGAAACGCCTTTTTTAAATGAACCCGGAGGAATTCTTATTATAGAAAAAGGATCGCAGGACTACTCCTTCAGCGAAATATCCCAGATAGTCGAGAGTGATAACGGTAAACTGCTCGGTGCTTTTATTTCCGAGATCCGGGATGAAGTAACCCAGATCACCCTGAAGGTTGGGAATATAGGTTTAAATACCGTGATGCAGACTTTTAGACGGTATAACTATAACGTCGTTTCCGGAAATGACGATGATATATATCTGGAAGACCTTAAAGAACGTTCTAATTATTTGAAAAAATTCCTGAATATTTAA